The Hypomesus transpacificus isolate Combined female chromosome 6, fHypTra1, whole genome shotgun sequence genomic interval CGGCTTTCAAAATGTAATTTGAGCTTTGCATGGTAACCGCAATCTATCAGAATGTTGGATTAATGTTATTGCTGCTTTAGTTTAGAGTGCTAACGCTGTTGCTCGGTCCCTTAGGAAGAGGTTTAAGATCAGACAAGAGGACTGTGTCCTGACCAATGTCCTGATCCCACTGAAACATCCCCACCAGTATACAGCAGCAGAGCAGGGCCAGCATCAGCAGACAGGACCATCAAACGCTCATCTGAAAAACAGAAACGTTGACACCAAAACAAACCAGCAACAGAAACATGTGGCCCCCCCTGGCTCCCTCCAGATGACCACAGCTCTGCGGCCAGCGGCGTGGACGTGGTGGACCGCCTGACGTACCTGGAGCAGAGGATGCAGATGCAGGAGGATGAGATCCAGCTGCTGAAGATGGCCCTGTCAGATGTCCTGAAGAGGCTCAACATCTCTGAGGAGCACCAGGCTGCAGCCAATAGGAAGACCCCGTCAGGAAGCAAAGGTGGGGGAACGTAGATGACACgcaagtccacacacacacacacacactctcacatacacatacactcacatacacacacatacacactctcacatacacatatacacacttacacacacacacacaaacacacatatacacactcacatacacacacacaaacacacacactcacactcacacctccttccctgtgtgtttgtggcagcAGCCAGGCCTGTGtctctggctctgccctccagaCCCCCCATGGTGAGCCACAGTGCCGCCCCTCTGAAGAAGAGCACCACGCTGCCCTCTGCCTCCTCAGCGAGGAACTACtcggcctcccccccccactcccaccaAGAGGTGAGAGCAACAAGTGTTTCAAGCTGCTGCCGTTTCAGCCCACTGTTAGTTAGGAAGCACCGCGGGAAAACAATTACCACACTCTGATCAGTAGCCACTTACATGCCAAGATAGatgtctctcccagtctcttgCCTGGAGGCATTTGTGTGTTCAGTTAGGGAGTCTAGCTGTGGGACTGCATGATGATGCAGCGACTGGAGGTTCAGTTAGGGAAAGGAATGGTACTGAGGTAAAACCTCCTTCTCACCTAGAGGTTTAATGTGTTATTATACCATGGGCAGTCTCATCATCATGATCGTCACCATCATCATTAGCACAGTTGGTTCATCTCTCGTGTCtcatgttctctctcctcctcacctctcccttctatGCTTTTGTCTCGATGTTTATCTatctttgtttttctccttttttgctCATCCACGTGTTTGGCTATCTCGCTGCCTCCACCAAcctccctctttatctcccaCGACCGCCCTCTCCACACCCCTCAATACATCCCTTCAACCTCCTCgcgtctcatctctctccctacgtcccctcgttccttccctccttctccccccacactccatcctccctctccccctttcctctccctccaccccccaccctcttccctctatgaccctcctccctctccccttctatctccatctgccccccccccccctcccttccactccCCCCAGTGGAGTAAAGAGTCCTGCAGGCAGTGTAAAGGACAGCCCCTGCACCTCTAAGACCACCAGACCTCGGCCCACTTCTGCGGCCCCCCACCTGTAAGAAAACTCATGAGAGGTAGGCatggtaaccccccccccccctcaacactCTCGGCTTCCTGGAACTGAGTTTCATCCCCCAGGCTCTTTCAATGTGAACGTGACGCTTTCAACATCAAGTGTTAATTGTTTGATGTGGTGTCACACAACTGTATCGAAAGTATCCACAGTATGTGACTCACCTCtctgttgttttctctctctctcccttccccccccccccccttgcataCTTGCAGCGGCAGCAAAGCCAAGGAGCCTGCAGTAAGTGTAGGTAAGAGAAGGCTTCTGCAGGCTGTGCTAGTGTGCTCTGTTGGCCAGCAGGTAGAAGCTTAAGAGGACCGTGGGGGGGGAAATGGCATAATTAACTAAATGCGAAACAGCTGCTGCTTAGATTGTTGTTGCTTTAGCTAGTGGGCAGTAAATGCTGTGGCATCAGTTTGGTGTGCCTGGTGAAAATTGGGCCCATGTACTCAGctggtgtgtctgtttgtttcttGCAGGGTCAAGGCGTGTGACACACTGCAAAGGTAGGCCTCAGTCCTGTCTGTGGAGGAAACCACATCCCCTGTGTCACCTTTAGCCTAGCTGCACAACCTGTAGCATTCTTTACCAGCGTCACGTCCTCCTGGTCTAGTCAGGAAGACTGAATGAGTGCTGTGTTGGAACATTCCTTTTATGCTTATTTCTCATTTCCTCCATGTCTCACCATGACCACCTTGTCTGCttgaccctccccctcctccctcctccccctcctcctcctcctcctccctccccctcctcctcctccctccccctcctcctcctcctcctccctccccctcctcctcctccttctccctcccacctcctccctctcctcccccctcctccgcctcccccaccctgctcgttcacacccaccccctcccctcgtcACCTTACCTCACATCCTGTTTCCTCCGTTCGTCCatcgccccctcccctcccctcatgtCTTCACTTAGTGACTATGCAGATATATCTGAGCCCCCTCACAAGAAGGACTGGATCTTCTGAGGCGCCCAAATCAGCACCTACCATCCCCAACACCCGTCCCACAGAGCCACCCTCCGCCCCCAACCCCAAGGCAGGCTCCAGCAAGAACCAGTCTAGACCAGAGACCCACAAAACAGCCTCGGCCTTCAACCTCCCCCTCCAGAAAACTACCACCCATAATACCTACTCTCACATGGACACACTCGGCTACAAAAGCCCTCTCAAATCACCTAGCCAGTACTTCCAAATATGTTACTAATATGTAGGCTAGGAGAACAAGGAGGTTTTTAACGTCTTTTAACGTTTTTCTTTAATTTTTCCTTGGTATAGTTATGTTTAGGATTGCACAGTGCGAGTTTCTCAACCTGGTGTTAGACAGGACTTCCACAGCAAGCTAGGGAACTCGATTGAGGACTGTTGAAAATGCTGTTCGTATCTTTTCATGTTTGAAGGCAAATGATAATAGGTGGAAGCTTCTCTACAATCGAGGGAAAGAGTGACTGTGAAGAAGTCATGTTGATTAGGTATTTGATTTGAGTTTTGAATGTTGTTTGCATTCCCTAACATAGTAGTAGATAACACAAGACTATCTACTACTATTATAGAAGTCTAGCACTAGTCGTTTTTTGCCTCCACTTTCAtaactatttatttttcttaaaaCCGAACACCCGTTTTAAAAAGTGGTTTTTACCTTCTCTCTGTTGGTGAAGTATTGATTGTCTGTGTGGATAATTGTGAGAGTCAGTGTCAGtagagtgtatgagtgtgcatTAGTACTCTTCTATTAGTTTTTGCTTTTTTCCATGTGTCTGTCAGCTGCTATGCCAGCTAATAAACATTTCTGTTATCTCCATCTCCGGGTCTATAGTTTTCTCTGTTTCTGCTACAGTAGAGAACAGGCAGGTGCAGTAGACGTGTTCATAGCACCCCCCTGTGGACAATAAGTAGGACAGGcattaattgtatttattttttataaataacaTCTAAACCCTGATGGTGTTTTTACATCAACCTTAAGCACTCCTCCTGCTGGACAGAAGATGACACTGCGCCTGCGCCTGGCTCTGAGACGGCGTTGCCCTGAGCGACGCTTGAGGAGGCCAAGGACTCTATGGAGAACACAGCTGGGAGGACACGATAAATGCACCTTAAACCACAACGTTCAAACGGATCAGTTCTGTTTTACAGCCTAGACGTGTATTACAATCAGTGCTATTTATGTTTTGTTTACTGGTTTATAATTAGTATGCCCTTATTATTGATCTTCATTAATTGGCCTATTGATCAACGTTGTCTCTTAGAAGTCTATGTCACCTGACCTACACTAACTGGTCCAGATGTCAGTTCGTCCCTTACAGCCTAAATGGAAGGCTCATATGAGGGTAGACTTGTCCCCGCCTTTAAAATACTATAATTAGAAAACCGGTGTTTTTCATCCGCCGGCATAACAGCCAACGCTGGGCTATTCTGTCTATCTATATAAAGTATGTTTATATGAAGTGTAAATATATCCAGTAAGGTAGTTTGTAATTATTTAAACAACCTCTGAAATGTAATACATTGTTATTGAAAGTAGCCTAACTGTTAGTGACTACCAACGTAAACAGGGATAACAGGGTAAAGTCAGCCTATTGCTTGTAGGTTTCGCTGAATAATGGTTACTCATTATCATCACACAAGTGTCAAACTGCATCCGCTACACGCATCCGTCCTGCATCCGTCCTGACTAGGACGGAACAGCTGGCCAACGCACCCGAGAGATGTGCTCACCTGTCGGTAACCTATCAACTCAAGTGGGTGTCCGTACCAACTCAATTGTGTTTGTTTCTTCAAAAGGTACGCCCTAATAAAATGATCGGTTCTTCATTAACGATTAAATTAGGACTACACTCCGAAAAATCTTCTCTATTGTTTTAtttaggctaggctagtgtttttatatttaaaaactGATCCTATCTGCAGCACCATACCATACCGGGCACCACCCTACCCGGCGCTACCGGGCAGCGAAACCACCGTGACTCAGTTCTGAATATTTTAGCAGActactgctcctctctctcccacccccctctttcGCGTCCATGCTCCCAGTggtggaggaaaggaaagaTGGCACCTCAGAAGCCGCTGTCAGCTACTATGCCCGGACTCTTGTCCTCTGGACAGCGGTCTACAGCGCTCTGAAATGGCACCGAGAAAACTAGCAAAAGCTCGAGAGAGATTGGAGAGCAAAGCGGTTTGAACAGACAAATACTGTGCCATCCGTTTGTAGCATTTTCCCCACCCTAACGTCTCAGCATCTGCACATCACCCAGCAGGCTTTGTAGCATCGGCGTATTTATAGATTTACAGAAATTCATCGCCCATTCTGGACGTTGCCTGAAATAAATTCTGAGGGAGGAAAAATACTGAATCACGTACATCCTTCAGTGACCACTACGGCGGCAagcaaaggagagaaatatgAGGTAAGAGAAAGCATGCGTTTGCTTTTCGACTCAGTGCGTTATTAATGCACAATGAACGGGCTGCGGCGCGACTGAGATGTGCGATTTTTAGGGCGCATTATATTATTGGATTTGAAAGGATATTGCAAGATAAGCCGAAAATATCCAATCCGCTAATTCCTTTTATTTCTGCTCTCGAGGTTACTCTTAAATGCATAGGACGCTCGACGCTGGTACACAAAGGTCTTTATCTCAGAAAACATGTGCGGTTTCAACAGACCGGCATGTCTACCTGTCTGAGGGCCTTCTGAGGTGGGGCGGCATTGTGCAGCACTGTTTTCATTGAGTCGTTACGGTGTCAAATGGAAACGAATAATacttttgtttaaaataattccATATGTACACACTGCAGAGAAATAAGCTTATACGCACAAGCGTTGGTAATACACGCAAGCATGCATCTCGCAGTGCCAGCTCTGCTCGTGATGTGTGAGTGGTCTGCAGTGAAAAAAGAGCTGTTGTCATAGAAACCAGGCTACACGTGCGGCATGAGTAACACGGTTATAAGCGCTTGTGAGCGATGCTATTTACACGGTAGAAATGTTTTTATCTATTGAGCATTAGTGCTATCGCGACATCGCACTGCATAGAATAAACTGATAACTGGACGCAAAACACaatcaggcacacacaaacacaatcggTAACTGCGTTCATTGGCAgggtggaatgtgtgtgttgtgaacgGTAACCTTTCTGGTTATGGTTCGACCAATCAGCTTGGGCCTCAAGCACCCAATCAGACGAGGCCTCAATGCAGTTGCCTAGGACAGCACACAGCCAAGCTGTGGACAGGCTTTGCCAACCTGTCATATGATTTGTTGACTAGTCAGCTTTTTGCCCAGCCAGTATGCTCTCAGCCTATCAGCAGAGGCGTGGTTGGCACTGTTCAGTGAACCAACTTTTGGCACAGATCTACCACAGGCAGGAGGAACCCCAGGTTGAGGCTAATAGTTGTTGGCTGTGCTGTCAGCAGCCAATATGCCtgtctgtgagcgtgtgtgtgtgtgtgtgtgtgtgtgtgtgtgtgtgtgtgtgtgtatttgacagCATATCCCAAGGTCAGAGGATAACGTGCCAGAAGTGCCTACAGTGTGTTTGACCTCCCTAGAGTCCAGTACAGTCCTGCCTGGTCCATACctgttctcactctctctctctggcttcatcatccctccctcttcactcctccctcctaGCCCATCCCCCGTGTACAcccacagcctgtctgtcttgctGCCTCTGGACATAATATAGTCAATGTCAATAAATGAGTATTTTCATAGACTGACAGCCTTCGATGGCGGGTGTATGGTCTCCCTTACAAATCTACTAAGACTAACAGACAGTACCAGAAGATCCAAACTCCCAAACGTAGTAGAAATGTATTACACATTTGCACTGTAGGTGGCAACATTGACTGTGACTGCACCTCACAAACCATGCCTCCTAGCCTGCTTAGTTtcctcatctgtgtgtgtatttatgtgtttgCCTCAACGTTAGTGATACAataatgcaagtgtgtgtgtattaggatCAGCGTGTATGCAGGTTCCTTAGTGATTGTGAGTATTGTTGGGCAGTATGGCTGTCCTGCACCATGTGCTAgtgggacaggaagtggttgTTGTTGCTCTGTAACAAAGAGCTAACAAGCATAGATACTGTAACAGTCAGGTCATCCATACACCCAGACAAGGTCATGTTGAGTGTACGGTTTCCAGTGAGGGCTAACATGGCCTAATGAAACCAGAAGCTAAAGTGTCGGTacacacaaacctacactgTTCAACCGGACTAATGGAGTTTTTGTGGCATTTTTCACTTCCTATATTCTTGATTCTCGACTGGATTTAGGTGTATAAATTGCATGAAGGACTGAAGTAGTGTTTTGGGGCCAACTCCCAGTTTATCCATGCCCTGTGTGCAGTGTGAGCTGTGAGGTGTCCTGTGGTCTCCTCCAGTGAGGTTCAGAGGCAGATCCCGGGTCTCTTACCCCCAGATCGCTACTTCTAATCTGGGATTAAAGATGGTGCCTTTTTTCCTctcctggtgggggggggggggggggggggggcaatcgtGAGaatgctcttcctctttctctctctctctctctctctctctctctctctctctctctctctctctctctctctctctctctctctctctctttctctgcctctctctctgcttctccctctctcggaTGATCTATCCCCTTAGTAATGAGACAGCAGCTTCTCTTGTGCAAATCTCCCGTTGTGACACAGAGGTAAAGCCTAAAATGAGAGGCTGCTAAGCCAATGACTAACCAAGACAGCTGATACTCTCATTAATCACACTCCCAGGTTGTACAGCTAGTTGCGGTCCACTTATCCCCATTCACACCCCTATTGATATCGTTCTTCTGACATCGAGCAATGATCATGCAACAGTAGGATTGTGTTACACACAACACTAATCACTTAACATAGTACTGTCAGCCTCAACAGGAAATACAATAAACAGCGTCTTGACTtcacctgacctctgaccttctttcatttacatttacatttcatttagcagatgctcttatccagagcgacttacagtaagtacagggacattcccccgaggtaagtagggggaagtgccttgcccaaggacacaacgtcatttggcacggccaggaatcaaaccgtcaaccttctgattaatagcccaattccctaaccgctcagccacctgaccccccttTCAcgcagttgttttcagtcaaaaTGTCATTATACTTCAGAAGTTTTATTTAGCAGATGGCTTTTTCCAAATCcagaggggggatttgaaccttcaACCTTCTCAACTGAACTCAAACACTTTACCACTAAGCTTGTCTGTCACCTGACTTTCATGTAGCTCTGCTTTTCCAACAGGTGCTGCAGCTATGCATCCAGTGCTCTGATCTCTCTGACCTATCTTACATGACTGCTACTATAACCGGCAAATGGCCAGTCCTTTTCATAACGGGGGCAGTGTGTCCTGCTTGTGGGCCATATACCATGCTTCATCTGTGCGGGTGGGCTTGGGCTTGCACTTAACCCCCACACCAACTCCACAAACTTGGAAGTGAATCGTGAAAAATGTAGTTCTGACTCAGAACATATGGCAGCTGTCGATGACGCGTGATGGATGCGTATTGACGTGTGCGCTGGGCGTTGCCGTGGGTGACCCATATGTGTGCTGCTGCTTGGCCAAGTGGGGTGACGATGGGCGTGAGGGGAAAACCTCTGTAGACAGCACAGCTTCTCAACTAAGGCTGGTAGGAGCGGGGCAAGTTAGGCAGCAGGGGCAGATTAGGTCCAGTCTGATGGCTTGTTTATTCCTTGGCCTACCTCTGTAGCTTTACAGGGTTAAACTAACACCTTTGATGCCAGTTCCTATTGGTCTGTTCTCCACTGCCAGGTGCTCACCATCACCCCACAGACGTGAGGATGTGAGAAACTCACCAACATCTACATTTTTATAGACTCTATGGAAGGCAGAACCACTCCTGGCTAGGCAGAACCATTCCTGGCTAGGCAGAACCAGTTCTGATACTGTCACAGTTTATGGACCTGAGATCTAAGCCAGTGTAATAACGCAGTCTGCTAAACTAATATGATTATTGTAAGCCAGTATGGCATATATGTATGTCACATGTATGTCACAGTACAACCACAAGAGAACAgtgaagtacatttacatttagtcatttagcagacgctattatccagagcaacttacagtaagtacagggacattcatcCCAAATTCACccgtgaagtgccttaccccaGTACACAACGTAATTagcacggccggaaatcgaaccgcCAACctctctgattaatagcccgactccctaaccgctcagccatctgacaccctaCATACAAGTATGTAGCCAGGCCATGTGTCTGCACTCCCTGTGTCAGTGTCATACAGCAGTGGTAAggctacatgtttgtgtgtgtaaagtcaGAATGAGACGCTGAAGACACTGAAGTAATCATGTCTTTATAAATGAGAGAAATGAAACAtaacccctcctccttcccccctcagcGCCGTAGCCACATCCCTGTAGTGTGGGGTAATTAAAACATCAGCTCATAATGTATGAGTCAgtaagagagacagtgtgtgtgtgtgtgtgtgtgtgtgtgtgtgtgtgtgtgtgtgtgtgtgtgtgagtgcatgtgtgtgtgtgttagtttgcGGCTGATGGTCAATCCCTTGAGTGGATGAGCTTGTGTGACTTAGCCAAGATGACAGGGAACGCCACAAGTCTTTAGCTTCTCCCCTTGTgtggctctctcctctccctctttcactctgtccactccctatctctcctctccctcttccactcTGTCCACTCCCtatctttcctctcccttctccctcgctAGCTCCCTCCTAGTCTAGAGGAAAAGAGCACTTCCCCCTGCggtctatgtgtttgtgtcaccttcctgtgtgtgtgcgtgtgtcatctgcctgtgtgtatctgtgtggcctgtctgcgtgtgtgtgtgtgtttgtgtgaggggtgAGAAGTCCGTCTCCACTTGTCCTCCTTCCCTCATCCTCCCGTCTTCCCCACttttcctctcatcccctcatctcccctcctcatccccccatctcccctactcatcccctcctcatcccctcatctcccctcctcatcccctcatcgcccctcctcatcccctcatctcccctcctcatcccctcatctcccctcctcatcccctcatcgcccctcctcatcccctcatctcccctcctcatcccctcatcgcccctcctcatcccctcatctccc includes:
- the LOC124468572 gene encoding LOW QUALITY PROTEIN: echinoderm microtubule-associated protein-like 4 (The sequence of the model RefSeq protein was modified relative to this genomic sequence to represent the inferred CDS: deleted 1 base in 1 codon), which gives rise to MLSSPSRFWIEGRREDRGVHEEQGGEAAAGHRITPPHTRPTTHKARSMARRAAEDSDTHMDEAVDQGLGMEETGHGLLRRPSLRETYNSDSLLAPDTDFMGDDHSSAASGVDVVDRLTYLEQRMQMQEDEIQLLKMALSDVLKRLNISEEHQAAANRKTPSGSKARPVSLALPSRPPMVSHSAAPLKKSTTLPSASSARNYSASPPHSHQESPAGSVKDSPCTSKTTRPRPTSAAPTCKKTHESKAKEPAVSVGSRRVTHCKVTMQIYLSPLTRRTGSSEAPKSAPTIPNTRPTEPPSAPNPKAGSSKNQSRPETHKTASAFNLPLQKTTTHNTYSHMDTLGYKSPLKSPSQYFQICY